One genomic region from Conexibacter woesei DSM 14684 encodes:
- a CDS encoding carboxylate-amine ligase codes for MTTTEPPILPDAGELRRRFDATGGLTVGVEEELMLLDPATLALAPMAGELLQRLGGDTRFKPELPAAQVEISTAAAASVADAVAQLAAARRDLAAAAGGLVLPAAAGVHPFSGAEGALNRGGRYDVLQAEYGPIARRQLVAGLQVHVAVGGADRTLAVYNALRAYLPELAALAANAPFHCGRDSGLASVRPTISEQLPRQGVPPRLESWDQFAAELRWGALAGSVPEPRMWWWELRPHATFGTIELRVPDAQTSVGEAAGVIAFAQALVATLAERHDAREALLDAPTWRIEENRWSALRHGLDGTLADLVTGERVPTRDRLGELVAAVAPEAERLGCADALTATRAAIVANGAVRQREVARDRGVDGLVRWLTERFCA; via the coding sequence GCTGGACCCGGCGACGCTCGCCCTCGCGCCGATGGCCGGTGAGCTGCTGCAGCGACTCGGCGGCGACACGCGCTTCAAGCCCGAGCTGCCCGCAGCCCAGGTCGAGATCTCCACGGCCGCTGCGGCGTCAGTCGCCGACGCCGTCGCGCAGCTTGCCGCCGCGCGCCGCGATCTCGCGGCAGCGGCCGGCGGGCTGGTGCTGCCGGCAGCCGCCGGCGTCCATCCCTTCAGCGGCGCTGAGGGAGCGCTGAACCGCGGTGGCCGGTATGACGTGTTGCAGGCGGAGTACGGGCCGATCGCTCGGCGGCAGCTCGTCGCCGGCCTGCAGGTGCATGTCGCGGTCGGCGGCGCCGACCGCACGCTCGCGGTCTACAACGCCTTGCGCGCGTACCTGCCGGAGCTGGCGGCGCTGGCCGCCAACGCACCGTTCCACTGCGGACGCGACAGCGGCCTCGCGTCGGTGCGCCCGACGATCTCCGAGCAGCTGCCGCGCCAAGGCGTGCCGCCGCGGCTGGAGAGCTGGGATCAGTTCGCCGCGGAGCTGCGCTGGGGCGCGCTCGCCGGGTCGGTGCCGGAGCCGCGGATGTGGTGGTGGGAGCTGCGTCCGCACGCGACGTTCGGCACGATCGAGCTGCGGGTGCCGGACGCTCAGACGTCGGTCGGTGAGGCGGCTGGAGTGATCGCGTTCGCGCAGGCACTCGTCGCGACGCTCGCCGAGCGTCACGACGCCCGCGAGGCGCTGCTCGACGCACCGACGTGGCGGATCGAGGAGAACCGCTGGTCGGCGCTGCGCCACGGGCTCGACGGCACGCTCGCCGACCTTGTCACGGGGGAGCGCGTTCCGACACGAGACCGGCTCGGCGAGCTGGTCGCCGCGGTCGCTCCGGAGGCGGAGCGTCTCGGTTGCGCCGACGCGCTCACAGCGACGCGTGCGGCGATCGTCGCCAACGGCGCCGTCCGGCAGCGGGAGGTCGCGCGCGATCGCGGCGTCGACGGGCTCGTGCGCTGGCTGACCGAACGGTTCTGCGCCTGA
- a CDS encoding DUF3618 domain-containing protein, whose product MGQDPDAIRHEVEQTRERMGETIDALGYKADVKTRTKENISGKVDTVKERLGVATDKVSDATPDGQQVKQQAGRAVGVAQENPLGLAVGAAALGFLAGMLIPSSRVEDEKLGPMADQVKEQVKQTGQEALEHGKQVAQSAAETVKDEAHDHGQQLADSARDNAGAVTGRS is encoded by the coding sequence ATGGGCCAAGACCCGGACGCGATCCGCCACGAGGTAGAACAGACCCGCGAGCGGATGGGCGAGACGATCGACGCGCTCGGCTACAAGGCCGACGTCAAGACCCGCACCAAGGAGAACATCTCCGGAAAGGTCGACACCGTGAAGGAACGACTCGGCGTTGCGACCGACAAGGTCAGCGACGCCACTCCCGACGGTCAGCAGGTCAAGCAGCAGGCCGGACGCGCCGTCGGTGTCGCACAGGAGAACCCACTCGGGCTCGCGGTCGGCGCCGCTGCGCTCGGCTTCCTCGCCGGCATGCTCATCCCCAGCTCGCGCGTCGAGGACGAGAAGCTCGGACCGATGGCCGATCAGGTCAAGGAACAGGTCAAGCAGACCGGCCAAGAGGCGCTCGAGCACGGCAAGCAGGTCGCGCAGAGCGCGGCCGAGACCGTCAAGGACGAAGCGCACGACCACGGCCAGCAGCTCGCCGACAGCGCACGCGACAACGCCGGCGCAGTCACGGGCCGGAGCTGA
- a CDS encoding phage holin family protein yields the protein MEGHDRRDESIGELVRELAAETNTLVRQEIELAKAELSEKVKLAGKGAGMFGAAGVLALLALGALTACVIALLATALDHVWLAALIVALVYGAIAGLLAMRGRDEVKEAAPPVPEQTIETVKEDVEWAKTRTRSATR from the coding sequence ATGGAAGGTCATGATCGCCGCGACGAGTCGATCGGCGAGCTCGTGCGCGAGCTCGCCGCCGAGACGAACACGCTCGTGCGGCAAGAGATCGAGCTGGCCAAGGCGGAGCTGAGCGAGAAGGTCAAGCTGGCCGGGAAGGGCGCCGGCATGTTCGGCGCCGCCGGCGTCCTCGCGCTGCTCGCGCTCGGCGCGCTGACGGCGTGCGTGATCGCGCTGCTCGCCACCGCGCTGGATCACGTGTGGCTCGCGGCGCTGATCGTCGCACTCGTCTACGGCGCGATCGCCGGGCTGCTCGCGATGCGCGGGCGCGACGAGGTCAAGGAAGCGGCGCCGCCGGTGCCGGAACAGACGATCGAGACTGTGAAGGAGGACGTCGAATGGGCCAAGACCCGGACGCGATCCGCCACGAGGTAG
- a CDS encoding YihY/virulence factor BrkB family protein, with the protein MREYSEDNMSDWAAALTYYGLLSLFPALIALVSILGLFGDPQSTTRSLTDIVTRLGPSSAADTFEGPIRSITSNRGAAGVLFFVGLGAAIWSASGYVGAFTRAANIVYETPEGRPFWKLRPLQLLVTLAMVVMLALVALALVMTGPVVETVADSIGIGSTAVTVWEFAKWPVMLAVVVLMFAVLYHVSPNVKLPGFRWVTPGALLAIVVWLIASALFAFYVANFGSYDKTYGTLGGIVVLLVWFWITNVALLLGMELNSERERSRELEAGVPGAEKELQLDARDEPKRRRTT; encoded by the coding sequence GTGCGTGAGTACAGCGAGGACAACATGTCTGACTGGGCGGCGGCGCTGACCTACTACGGCCTGCTGTCGCTCTTCCCGGCGCTGATCGCGCTCGTCTCGATCCTCGGTTTGTTCGGCGATCCGCAGTCGACGACGAGATCTCTGACCGACATCGTCACGAGACTCGGTCCCAGCTCGGCGGCGGACACGTTCGAAGGCCCGATCAGATCGATCACCTCCAACCGCGGCGCCGCCGGGGTGCTGTTCTTCGTCGGGCTCGGCGCGGCGATCTGGTCGGCGTCGGGCTACGTCGGCGCGTTCACCCGCGCCGCCAACATCGTCTACGAGACGCCCGAGGGACGACCGTTCTGGAAGCTGAGACCGCTCCAGCTGCTTGTCACGCTGGCGATGGTGGTCATGCTCGCGCTCGTGGCGCTGGCGCTCGTGATGACCGGGCCGGTGGTCGAGACCGTCGCGGACTCGATCGGGATCGGCTCGACGGCGGTGACGGTCTGGGAGTTCGCGAAGTGGCCGGTGATGCTCGCCGTCGTCGTGCTGATGTTCGCCGTGCTCTACCACGTCAGCCCGAACGTGAAGCTGCCCGGCTTCAGGTGGGTCACGCCCGGCGCGCTGCTGGCGATCGTCGTGTGGCTGATCGCGTCAGCGCTGTTCGCCTTCTACGTCGCCAACTTCGGCTCCTACGACAAGACCTACGGGACCCTCGGCGGCATCGTCGTCCTGCTCGTCTGGTTCTGGATCACGAACGTCGCACTGCTGCTCGGCATGGAGCTGAACTCCGAGCGTGAACGCAGCCGCGAGCTCGAGGCCGGCGTTCCCGGCGCGGAGAAGGAGCTGCAGCTCGACGCACGCGACGAGCCCAAGCGCAGAAGAACGACCTGA